The following proteins come from a genomic window of Megalobrama amblycephala isolate DHTTF-2021 linkage group LG1, ASM1881202v1, whole genome shotgun sequence:
- the dcaf7 gene encoding DDB1- and CUL4-associated factor 7 isoform X2, whose protein sequence is MSLHGKRKEIYKYEAPWTVYAMNWSVRPDKRFRLALGSFVEEYNNKVQLVGLEEESSEFVCRNTFDHPYPTTKIMWIPDTKGVYPDLLATSGDYLRIWRVNDTETRLECLLNNNKNSDFCAPLTSFDWNEVDPNLLGTSSIDTTCTIWGLETGQVLGRVNLVSGHVKTQLIAHDKEVYDIAFSRAGGGRDMFASVGADGSVRMFDLRHLEHSTIIYEDPQHHPLLRLCWNKQDPNYLATMAMDGMEVVILDVRVPCTPVARLNNHRACVNGIAWAPHSSCHICTAADDHQALIWDIQQMPRAIEDPILAYTAEGEINNVQWASTQPDWIAICYNNCLEILRV, encoded by the exons ATGTCGTTGCACGGTAAACGAAAAGAGATTTACAAATACGAGGCGCCATGGACCGTCTATGCCATGAACTGGAGCGTCAGACCCGACAAGCGCTTTAGGCTGGCGCTCGGCAGCTTCGTCGAGGAATACAACAACAAG gtCCAGCTGGTGGGTCTTGAGGAGGAGAGCTCAGAGTTTGTATGCAGGAACACTTTCGATCATCCGTACCCCACCACCAAGATCATGTGGATCCCCGACACCAAGGGCGTCTATCCAGACCTGCTGGCCACCAGTGGAGACTATCTGCGCATATGGAGG GTGAATGACACAGAGACTCGCCTGGAGTGTCTCCTGAATAATAACAAGAACTCTGATTTCTGCGCACCTCTGACCTCTTTTGACTGGAATGAAGTGGACCCCAATCTTCTGG gcaccTCTAGTATTGATACCACCTGCACAATCTGGGGTTTAGAGACAGGACAGGTTCTGGGAAGGGTTAACCTGGTGTCAGGCCATGTCAAAACACAGCTAATCGCTCACGACAAGGAG GTGTATGACATCGCATTCAGCCGTGCGGGTGGAGGTCGGGATATGTTTGCGTCTGTGGGAGCTGACGGATCCGTGCGCATGTTTGATCTGCGGCACCTGGAGCACAGCACCATCATCTATGAGGACCCTCAACACCACCCGCTGCTGCGCCTGTGCTGGAACAAACAGGACCCCAACTACTTGGCCACTATGGCCATGGATGGCATGGAG GTGGTGATTCTTGATGTACGTGTGCCGTGCACGCCAGTGGCTCGGCTTAATAATCATCGTGCCTGTGTGAACGGCATCGCATGGGCGCCACACTCCTCCTGCCACATATGTACAGCAG CGGACGATCACCAGGCTTTGATTTGGGACATCCAGCAGATGCCCCGGGCCATCGAGGACCCCATCCTGGCCTACACAGCCGAGGGCGAGATCAACAACGTACAGTGGGCCTCCACTCAACCTGACTGGATCGCCATTTGTTACAACAACTGTTTGGAGATCCTGCGGGTGTAG
- the ccdc47 gene encoding PAT complex subunit CCDC47, whose product MRHLVFLLPALLLLLALPDTRGRYNDDFDDGEDIAEFDDNDFAEFEDVIEDPAADVEKEPPPRAAPSSTPIEDDEDEATVENEDGQDEFEDGDAQDQDMYSKYDNEEFEGYEKTNPSFKDTLIYREVPAHLQNSWESYYMEILMVTGLLAYIMNYIIGKNKNSRLAQAWFNSHRELLESNFALVGDDGTSKEATSTGKLNQENEHIYNLWCSGRVCCEGMLIQLKFLKRQDLLNVLARMMRPACDQVQIKVTLNDEDMDTFVFAVGSRKAMARMQKEMQDLSEFCGDKPKSGAKYGLPESLSILSEMGEVTDGVMDSKMVHYLTSHADKVESIHFSDQFSGPKVMQEEGQPLKLPETKKTLLFTFNVPGMGNTSPKDMDGLLPLMNMVIYSVDKVKKLRLNREGKQKADRNRARVEENFLKQTHAQRQEAAQTRREEKKRAEKERIMNEEDPDRQRRLEEAAQRREQKKLEKKQMKMKQIKVKAM is encoded by the exons ATGAGGCACTTGGTCTTCCTCCTCCCAGCCCTGCTGCTCCTTCTGGCCCTGCCGGACACTAGGGGGCGCTACAACGATGACTTCGATGACGGGGAGGACATCGCAGAGTTTGATGACAATGACTTTGCTGAGTTTGAGGATGTCATTGAGGACCCAGCAGCCGATGTGGAGAAAGAGCCACCCCCACGAGCAGCCCCCTCATCCACACCCATAGAGGACGACGAAGACGAGGCCACGGTGGAGAACGAAGACGGCCAGGATGAGTTCGAAGATGGCGACGCACAG GATCAAGACATGTACAGCAAATATGACAACGAGGAGTTTGAGGGCTACGAGAAGACTAACCCTTCATTCAAAGACACTCTTATATACAGAGAG gtCCCAGCACACCTGCAGAACAGCTGGGAGAGTTACTACATGGAGATCTTAATGGTCACTGGTCTTCTTGCTTATATTATGAACTACATAATTGGCAAAAACAAGAACAGCAGGCTTGCCCAGGCCTGGTTCAATTCCCACAGAGAACTTCTCGAGAGCAACTTTGCCCTCGTGG GGGATGATGGTACCAGTAAGGAGGCCACCAGTACAGGGAAGCTGAACCAGGAGAATGAGCACATCTATAACCTGTGGTGCTCAGGACGTGTTTGCTGTGAGGGGATGCTGATTCAGCTTAAG TTTCTGAAAAGACAGGACCTGCTGAATGTGCTGGCCAGGATGATGAGACCAGCCTGTGATCAAGTG CAAATTAAAGTGACTCTGAATGATGAGGACATGGACACGTTTGTGTTTGCCGTGGGGAGTCGGAAGGCCATGGCACGGATGCAGAAAGAGATGCAGGACCTG AGTGAGTTCTGTGGTGATAAGCCCAAATCAGGGGCAAAATATGGCCTCCCTGAATCTCTGTCTATTTTATCAGAGATGGGAGAGGTCACGGATGGAGTGATGGACAGCAAG ATGGTACATTACCTCACCAGTCATGCTGACAAGGTTGAGTCCATCCATTTTTCGGACCAATTCTCTGGTCCAAAAGTTATGCAAGA GGAGGGTCAGCCCTTAAAGCTGCCCGAGACCAAGAAAACACTTCTGTTTACATTTAACG TGCCTGGGATGGGTAACACATCTCCCAAAGATATGGACGGTCTGCTGCCTCTGATGAACATGGTGATCTACAGCGTCGACAAGGTCAAGAAGCTCCGCCTCAACAGAGAG GGGAAGCAGAAAGCAGACAGGAACCGTGCTCGCGTGGAGGAGAACTTCCTGAAGCAAACTCACGCTCAACGACAGGAGGCCGCTCAGACGCGCCGggaagagaagaagagagcggAGAAGGAGAGGATCATGAATGAGGAGGATCCTGATAGACAGCGCCGCCTagag GAAGCCGCCCAACGTCGTGAGCAGAAGAAGCTGGAGAAGAAGCAGATGAAAATGAAGCAGATTAAAGTGAAAGCCATgtga
- the dcaf7 gene encoding DDB1- and CUL4-associated factor 7 isoform X1, whose translation MSLHGKRKEIYKYEAPWTVYAMNWSVRPDKRFRLALGSFVEEYNNKVQLVGLEEESSEFVCRNTFDHPYPTTKIMWIPDTKGVYPDLLATSGDYLRIWRVNDTETRLECLLNNNKNSDFCAPLTSFDWNEVDPNLLGTSSIDTTCTIWGLETGQVLGRVNLVSGHVKTQLIAHDKEVYDIAFSRAGGGRDMFASVGADGSVRMFDLRHLEHSTIIYEDPQHHPLLRLCWNKQDPNYLATMAMDGMEVVILDVRVPCTPVARLNNHRACVNGIAWAPHSSCHICTAVADDHQALIWDIQQMPRAIEDPILAYTAEGEINNVQWASTQPDWIAICYNNCLEILRV comes from the exons ATGTCGTTGCACGGTAAACGAAAAGAGATTTACAAATACGAGGCGCCATGGACCGTCTATGCCATGAACTGGAGCGTCAGACCCGACAAGCGCTTTAGGCTGGCGCTCGGCAGCTTCGTCGAGGAATACAACAACAAG gtCCAGCTGGTGGGTCTTGAGGAGGAGAGCTCAGAGTTTGTATGCAGGAACACTTTCGATCATCCGTACCCCACCACCAAGATCATGTGGATCCCCGACACCAAGGGCGTCTATCCAGACCTGCTGGCCACCAGTGGAGACTATCTGCGCATATGGAGG GTGAATGACACAGAGACTCGCCTGGAGTGTCTCCTGAATAATAACAAGAACTCTGATTTCTGCGCACCTCTGACCTCTTTTGACTGGAATGAAGTGGACCCCAATCTTCTGG gcaccTCTAGTATTGATACCACCTGCACAATCTGGGGTTTAGAGACAGGACAGGTTCTGGGAAGGGTTAACCTGGTGTCAGGCCATGTCAAAACACAGCTAATCGCTCACGACAAGGAG GTGTATGACATCGCATTCAGCCGTGCGGGTGGAGGTCGGGATATGTTTGCGTCTGTGGGAGCTGACGGATCCGTGCGCATGTTTGATCTGCGGCACCTGGAGCACAGCACCATCATCTATGAGGACCCTCAACACCACCCGCTGCTGCGCCTGTGCTGGAACAAACAGGACCCCAACTACTTGGCCACTATGGCCATGGATGGCATGGAG GTGGTGATTCTTGATGTACGTGTGCCGTGCACGCCAGTGGCTCGGCTTAATAATCATCGTGCCTGTGTGAACGGCATCGCATGGGCGCCACACTCCTCCTGCCACATATGTACAGCAG TAGCGGACGATCACCAGGCTTTGATTTGGGACATCCAGCAGATGCCCCGGGCCATCGAGGACCCCATCCTGGCCTACACAGCCGAGGGCGAGATCAACAACGTACAGTGGGCCTCCACTCAACCTGACTGGATCGCCATTTGTTACAACAACTGTTTGGAGATCCTGCGGGTGTAG